The following proteins are co-located in the Salinigranum halophilum genome:
- the cofD gene encoding 2-phospho-L-lactate transferase yields the protein MLTFLAGGTGTPKLLDGLGAAVAPSDVTVVGNTGDDVELGGHLVCPDLDTVLFHGGDVLDRDRWWGIAGDTTATHDELHRLADAAGVEGGPRYLPDDAQTRGRPIARWRRFSGVAEFMEIGDRDRAVHLTRTGLLDEGRSLTAVTRTLAEAFGLDVDLVPMSDDPVATIVHTVEGAMHFQEYWVHRRADPAVEDVEFRGADDAEPTAAVLDALSDPVVVGPSNPVTSIGPILALPGVREALAETPVVVVSPFVGREVFSGPAAKLMAGVGRDPSTRGVVEAYPFADAFVLDREDETELDRPVVRTDSRIDDAADARRVLDAVWEALESADADAEVPR from the coding sequence ATGCTGACGTTCCTCGCCGGTGGGACGGGGACGCCCAAACTGCTCGACGGCCTCGGTGCCGCCGTCGCGCCGAGCGACGTGACCGTCGTCGGGAACACGGGTGACGACGTCGAACTCGGCGGCCATCTCGTCTGTCCGGACCTCGACACGGTGCTGTTTCACGGCGGCGACGTCCTCGACCGCGACCGGTGGTGGGGAATCGCGGGAGACACCACCGCGACGCACGACGAACTGCACCGACTCGCGGACGCCGCGGGGGTCGAGGGCGGCCCCCGGTATCTCCCGGACGACGCACAGACGCGGGGACGACCCATCGCCCGCTGGCGGCGCTTCTCGGGGGTGGCGGAGTTCATGGAGATCGGCGACCGCGACAGGGCCGTCCACCTCACCCGGACGGGGCTCCTCGACGAGGGACGGTCGCTGACCGCGGTGACACGAACCCTCGCCGAGGCGTTCGGACTCGACGTCGACCTCGTCCCGATGAGCGACGACCCCGTCGCCACCATCGTCCACACGGTCGAGGGAGCGATGCACTTCCAGGAGTACTGGGTCCACCGACGCGCCGACCCCGCGGTCGAGGACGTGGAGTTCCGCGGGGCCGACGACGCCGAACCGACCGCGGCGGTGCTCGACGCCCTCAGCGACCCGGTCGTCGTCGGGCCCTCGAACCCCGTGACGAGCATCGGCCCCATCCTCGCACTGCCCGGCGTGCGGGAGGCGCTGGCCGAGACGCCGGTCGTCGTCGTCTCGCCGTTCGTCGGCCGCGAGGTGTTCTCCGGGCCGGCGGCGAAACTCATGGCGGGAGTCGGCCGCGACCCCTCGACACGCGGCGTCGTCGAGGCGTACCCCTTCGCGGACGCGTTCGTCCTCGACCGGGAAGACGAGACGGAACTCGACCGCCCGGTCGTGCGAACGGACAGCCGCATCGACGACGCTGCCGACGCCCGGCGCGTCCTCGATGCGGTCTGGGAGGCACTCGAGAGCGCCGATGCTGACGCCGAGGTGCCCCGATGA
- a CDS encoding TetR/AcrR family transcriptional regulator gives MSDEPRETVVRATCRALCAHGYANLTMQDIADETDLSKAALHYHYDTKRDLLTTFLDSLASWYEGRLEDLPGEDATARLRALFDECLTADEDDYPAFHTAMLEVKAQAPYEEAYRERLVAVDDVLRSRIETVVRAGIDEGSFRAVDPEATATFLADVVVGAHTRNVAVGHSLAETREHLDAYVDDHLRPADPTSRPEASR, from the coding sequence ATGTCCGACGAGCCCCGCGAGACCGTCGTCCGTGCGACCTGCCGCGCGCTCTGTGCGCACGGGTACGCGAACCTGACGATGCAAGACATCGCCGACGAGACGGACCTGAGCAAAGCCGCCCTCCACTACCACTACGACACCAAGCGCGACCTCCTGACGACCTTTCTCGACTCGCTCGCGTCGTGGTACGAGGGGCGGCTCGAGGACCTCCCTGGAGAGGACGCCACCGCTCGGCTGCGGGCGCTGTTCGACGAGTGTCTCACCGCCGACGAGGACGACTACCCCGCCTTCCACACGGCCATGCTCGAGGTGAAGGCACAGGCACCCTACGAGGAGGCGTACCGCGAGCGACTCGTGGCGGTCGACGACGTGCTCCGTTCGCGCATCGAGACCGTCGTCCGAGCGGGCATCGACGAGGGGTCCTTCCGGGCGGTCGACCCCGAGGCGACGGCGACGTTCCTCGCCGACGTCGTGGTCGGTGCCCACACGCGCAACGTCGCGGTCGGCCACTCGCTCGCGGAGACGCGCGAGCACCTCGACGCCTACGTCGACGACCACCTCCGTCCCGCCGACCCCACGTCCCGACCGGAGGCGTCCCGATGA
- a CDS encoding MATE family efflux transporter, which yields MSVLDRLSGLFKSKEEFDLTSGGIGKPLFYLALPIVITNLLQTAYNLADTFWLGQYSTEALAAISFGFPLVFLLISFGIGISIAGSVLVAQYVGAGEEGEAEYAASQTMTFAIIASVVLGGVGYFLVEDILRLLGASPAVLPGATAYMQVISLGIVFLFGFLVFISLMRGYGDTITPMLVMFGSVAVNVIIDPFLIFGWWVFPELGIAGAAYATVFSRSLALVVGLGIMLKGDRGVRIRPRQMVPDLSYFRRILTLGGPASVEVTGRALSVNLLLVVVGLFSTTVVAAFGIGTRVFSVIFLPAIAVAQAVETMSGQNIGAGKPDRAEATADFAAKTMFLVLSAMGVVVFVFTEPIVAIFTTDPAVVDEGANFLRIVAPTFGLLGVLRAYSGSFRGAGKTFISAVIAISALGVVRLPVAWFGAQEFGPSGIWWSFVVSNAVGATIAFVWYKQGTWRDADLTRDEVDLDDDFEGESDVTEAATTDD from the coding sequence ATGAGCGTCCTCGACCGCCTGTCGGGGCTGTTCAAGAGCAAAGAGGAGTTCGACCTCACCAGCGGCGGCATCGGCAAGCCGCTGTTCTACCTCGCGCTCCCCATCGTCATCACGAACCTGCTCCAGACGGCGTACAACCTCGCCGACACGTTCTGGCTCGGCCAGTACTCGACGGAGGCGCTCGCGGCCATCTCGTTCGGCTTCCCCCTCGTCTTCTTGCTCATCTCGTTCGGTATCGGCATCTCCATCGCGGGCAGCGTCCTCGTCGCGCAGTACGTCGGCGCTGGCGAGGAGGGCGAAGCCGAGTACGCCGCCTCCCAGACGATGACGTTCGCCATCATCGCGAGCGTCGTCCTCGGCGGTGTCGGCTACTTCCTCGTCGAAGACATCCTCCGGCTCCTGGGCGCGTCGCCGGCAGTGCTCCCGGGTGCGACGGCGTACATGCAGGTCATCTCGCTGGGCATCGTCTTCCTCTTCGGCTTCTTGGTGTTCATCTCGCTGATGCGCGGCTACGGCGACACCATCACGCCGATGCTCGTCATGTTCGGGTCGGTGGCGGTCAACGTCATCATCGACCCGTTCCTCATCTTCGGCTGGTGGGTGTTCCCCGAACTCGGCATCGCGGGCGCGGCTTACGCGACGGTGTTCTCGCGGTCGCTGGCGCTCGTCGTCGGCCTCGGAATCATGCTCAAGGGCGACCGTGGTGTGCGCATCCGCCCGCGGCAGATGGTGCCCGACCTCTCTTACTTCCGCCGCATCCTCACGCTCGGTGGCCCGGCCTCCGTCGAGGTCACCGGGAGGGCGCTCTCTGTCAACCTCCTCCTCGTGGTCGTCGGCCTCTTCTCGACCACCGTCGTCGCCGCCTTCGGCATCGGCACCCGGGTGTTCTCGGTCATCTTCCTCCCCGCCATCGCCGTCGCCCAGGCCGTCGAGACGATGTCGGGGCAGAACATCGGTGCCGGAAAGCCCGACCGCGCCGAGGCGACGGCGGACTTCGCCGCGAAGACGATGTTCCTCGTCCTCTCGGCGATGGGCGTCGTCGTCTTCGTCTTTACCGAACCGATCGTCGCGATATTCACGACCGACCCCGCGGTCGTCGACGAGGGCGCGAACTTCCTCCGAATCGTCGCCCCGACGTTCGGCCTGCTCGGCGTCTTGCGGGCGTACAGCGGGAGCTTCCGCGGGGCCGGCAAGACGTTCATCTCGGCCGTCATCGCCATCTCCGCGCTCGGTGTCGTCCGACTCCCCGTCGCGTGGTTCGGCGCCCAGGAGTTCGGCCCCTCGGGTATCTGGTGGTCGTTCGTCGTCTCGAACGCCGTCGGCGCGACCATCGCGTTCGTCTGGTACAAACAGGGGACGTGGCGCGACGCCGACCTCACGAGGGACGAGGTCGACCTCGACGACGACTTCGAAGGGGAGAGCGACGTCACCGAGGCCGCGACCACGGACGACTGA
- a CDS encoding tRNA-dihydrouridine synthase codes for MTGEPPRLVLASLSGEADARWARDGSLWADLAMLGGIALDAESREAARQLVARDRSEFLPPDPLVFVDVQLAALADTPIRAGMNVRSATVEPVRAAARVCAAHDAVVEVNAHCRQAELCEVGCGETLLRDTDRLCAFVSAAAAEGAAVSVKVRTAVDGVDLAETARRVDAAGAVLFHVDAMDSEGVIRDVADAAPDLFLVANNGVRDRDTVTEYLAYGADAVSVGRPSTDPRVLQRVRRAVDDWFATREGQSAEPTDVDLPTAPDADAG; via the coding sequence ATGACGGGCGAGCCCCCGCGACTCGTCCTCGCGAGCCTCTCGGGGGAGGCGGACGCCCGCTGGGCGAGAGACGGGAGCCTGTGGGCGGACCTCGCGATGCTCGGCGGCATCGCGCTCGACGCGGAGTCACGGGAGGCCGCACGACAGTTGGTGGCGCGGGACCGCTCGGAATTCCTCCCGCCGGACCCGCTCGTCTTCGTCGACGTCCAACTCGCCGCCCTCGCGGACACGCCGATTCGGGCCGGGATGAACGTCCGAAGCGCCACCGTCGAGCCCGTCCGAGCGGCCGCACGCGTCTGTGCGGCCCACGACGCGGTCGTCGAGGTCAACGCCCACTGCCGCCAGGCGGAGCTCTGCGAGGTCGGCTGTGGGGAGACGCTCCTGCGGGACACCGACCGCCTCTGTGCGTTCGTCTCGGCGGCCGCAGCGGAGGGGGCGGCGGTGAGCGTGAAGGTCCGCACGGCGGTCGACGGCGTCGACCTCGCCGAGACGGCCCGCCGCGTCGACGCGGCCGGTGCGGTCCTCTTCCACGTCGACGCGATGGACTCCGAGGGCGTGATTCGAGACGTGGCCGACGCGGCACCCGACCTCTTCCTTGTCGCCAACAACGGCGTCCGCGACCGTGACACGGTGACGGAGTACCTCGCGTACGGTGCCGACGCCGTAAGCGTCGGCCGCCCGAGCACCGACCCGCGCGTCCTCCAGCGCGTGCGTCGGGCTGTCGACGACTGGTTCGCGACCCGGGAGGGACAGTCCGCCGAACCGACCGACGTCGACCTCCCGACCGCACCGGACGCCGACGCCGGGTGA